tgatagtttcaggtgtacagcaaagtgattcagttatacatgtatctattctttttcaaattcttttaaaagTCGGGACAGTTTTCCTACTTCAGGTAACGGTGACCAATGTCTGCACCACACCACTGAAAACAACGGAAAGAGCTGGATGCAAATAAATAACTTCTGAAAGAAGCACTAGGGATGGTGCAGAGTGTGTGCTTGGCACTAGTTCTGGGCCCCTGAGATGACATCCATTTTCTCATTCCAGCACTGTTTccgtatttttcagttttaatcagTGTAAAGCCTAGAACTGCTTTCCATTACTCTTTACCCTCTCCCTTTGCTACAGTTAAAGTCTGTACAAAGTAGACTCTTCAGATTAAGATACACTGACCCTgtcaagctcattttcaaaaaGCAAGTGACAAAAGTATATTGACAGGCTTAAGACCATGCTTTCCAGCAGAAATAACGAGGGGAAATCCACTTGTTTGTTAATTTATTTGTGTaaaatttattaaacacttaattGAGACTCTCGGAAGCCAACAAAGCTACTTTCATGTTTTCATGTTATTTGTGTATATTTAGATGAAGCAGATAATCCTAAACTGGTTGCTTTGGAGAGTTGCTATAATATTATGTTTATTCTAGTTATGCAAGTTGTTTCCGTGCACTGCCTTTGCAATCTTATAAAATTTCTAACACTGTTCAAAAGACACACTAATGTTTCGAAAGGCATCTTGTTGAATTTAGTCCCATTTTAGCACTCCTTTAAAAAGTTTGATTGATGACTCTTGAAATTCAGCCAGGAGTGTTGTGTCAAAAACCTGCTTGAATTTATCTAAAAATTCATAATCTGTGGTGAATCTGAACTTGTTTGCCCAAAGCAACACGGTTCCCGGCTGGCAAAGGTATGCCATGGTAGCGAGCAGCTTGTCCAGGAAGTAATGGTGGTAGACCACGTCAGAAGCCAGCAAGTAATCATAGTAACACGTGGACTTGGGGAAGTTCTGTTCCAGGCCCTCTCCCCACACCAGCTCTTTCACTTCAGGCAGATGTGCTGTGTGGTTTAGTGTGTTCCTTGAAAGGTTGTATTGAAGGTTCCCTAGGACGTCAGGCAAATCCGTTGCTGTGACTTGAGCTcctaagagagaaagaggaaacttGTACGCATTACCTGGAACACTTGGGCAGCCACAGGGTACACATGCTCTCAGGGGGGGAAATGGAACTGGGCTTCTCACCTTGGCCCTGTGGACatatgggctggataattctccTGGGGGGCCCTGCCCTGTGCCCTGTAAGATGTTTAGCAGGGTCCCTGGTCTCCATCCCCGAGATGCAAGTAGCACCTCCCCAACCCAAACCCCAAGTCGTGCCCATGAAAAATGTCCCCCGAGACTGCCAAATGTCCTTCATGGGGCAAAAATCACCTTTGGTTAAGAACCATTGAAATAGAATAACATTCCCGTCTTTTAAGAAACTAAGTTAAACGGCAGTGCAGTTTTGAGAGATTTCGAAATAATTAACTAAACATACCAGGATTCTTAGCGTTTGATTACTGTCATCATTTATAATGGTTTTCCTTCCCAAACTGTCTTTATCTGAAGATTTTGGTTTTCTCTTACGTGAGGTGTCAGCACCTAGTTTTCTTTCCTAAGGGATGATCTATTTTGAACGACTCTCCCCCCTACTAAAtgcattaaattaatttttaggcATTTTAATGCTAGCGATAAAGGTTCACAAAATCATAATTCCAGATTGGTTTTGATAGAAGAAGACCTGTAATAGTGTAGGCTGAAGTAGGCCAGACATACCCGCCTCTTGCCCAGCTCCCAGGACTCACAACTGGCATTTTGGGTATAAATCTGCCTTCACCTCGGATTGACtcacttaatttttgttttttccaaaacaTTAGTTGATAATAGTTGCACTGAAAAGCAGGAGACAGCATAACATAGCTGTTTACAACAGGAATTCAAGAGTCACACCTTCAGAATTTCAACTTTCTCACGTGGTAACAATCAATGGATTGGACGAGTTAGCCTCTAAGGCACAGTTATCTTATCTCTGGGGATAACAGTGGTCCTTCTAGCCTGGACATCTGGGCAGATTCAGGGAGCGCCATCATGGCCGAGCACCTAAACCACAGCCCGTCCCACAGTAGTAAGTGGTTATTTTCACTGTTGTCACCGCAACCGTCTTTTGAAACAAGGCCGAGAATAGACAGACAAACCTAGAATACTGGCCACGATGGAAACGAGGCCTGGTCCAGCACCGATTTCGAGCGTCTTAGCACCTCGGAGACTGAGTTCCTCTGCGTGTTCCTCCAAATACTGGCACAAAGCCATGGCCTGAAAAACATTCACAGTTGTCACCTGGACACTGGAAACCGGGGACCCTGTTCCCCACCGCAAGTTAAATACTCAAAGACATGTTAACAGTTTCAGCTTACTGGGGGCTCACACGAATCAAAATATACGTGCAACGGCGTGTTTTGACCTCTGGAATATGAAGGCTGTAACATGCCTCAGAGGAACGAGAGACACAGACTCGTGAAAGCGCCTGTACCAGAAGACTCTTGACCAGCCTCCAGGTACAGGAAGGTCAGCTCGGCTCTTCCAGAACCAGGAGACCAGGGGCTGCAGGGCAGCAAGCCCTCGCTCTGCTTAAGCCGTGTCAGGCCTCCGCCTGCTGTAAGACTTGTGCTGTGAGCGGctccatcccctccctcctgactCCACCGACGTTCAGGTTGCTCTGGACTTTGCCTGCTGCACTGAACAACTGTGtaggaatttttcttttaaagcagtTCGTCTAAGAAACACTCGACTGGCCGGGCAGTGCTTCCCAAACTCTAGCGCACACGCAGGTCACCTGGGGCCTGGTGAAAGATGCCCGGCCGCGTGTAGTGGGGCTGACGGGGCTCAAGGCTGCGTTTCTAACAAGCCACGGACCACACTTTGGGGGGTAGCAGCAAGGAGGTTACATCCtttacacagtaaaaaaaaaaaaaaaaatgaataaatttagatCGATTTCTATACAGAAGATCAAGGTCCCTTCCCGTGTGAGCCAATGGGCGTCGGTTGGTGATGTCGCGGACGGGGGAGACTGGGGAGAGGTACGTGGGCGCGAGGGCGTTGCCGGAGCTGGGAGTGCGAATCCTGCGCCGAAAAGGCAACGTGAACGCTCTCGTTTGCACACACTTCTAGCCCTTGTCTTCCTGCAGACGCTCTGGGCTCCTTATGACTCACTTTCCGTCTGGGGCCCAGGCTGCTGTAGGGGGCAAGACACGCCGCGCTCACGGTGGCCTGCGCCAGGGTTGGTGGCAGCCCCAAGCCCCTGggtccctccctttcctcctcggCTCCTCTCAAGGGAGTCGGGGGccagggacgggggtggggggaggacggAAACCAATTCCCAATGGCACGGGAGGGAGGTGAGGGGCGTCAAGGGGCCCTGGGCGCTGGAGGATGAGTGGTTGGGGGGGACAGGCGGGACGGCACAGGTGCGAGGTGGCACCAGCATCCAGCCGTGGCAAGGAGCTCTGCAGCTGGGGGCGGCAGTTTTGAGGAGAGGCCTTCTTTGGTTCTTGAGGAGAAAGGAGCATTATTCACTGTGTGGGGTTTCAATATTTGGCAGAGTGTCACCCAGAGCCACCAAGACGTGTGCTCTGAGGAGTTCCTGAAGGGGTGGCT
This portion of the Eschrichtius robustus isolate mEscRob2 chromosome 18, mEscRob2.pri, whole genome shotgun sequence genome encodes:
- the METTL21C gene encoding protein-lysine methyltransferase METTL21C, translating into MDACLCSGQQPQSLDEAPRPPDEEGLQTDGSSGPPGDSNKIEPSPQSLQKFVPMNYASYTQEYYQFAGKKIVIQESIESYGAVVWPGAMALCQYLEEHAEELSLRGAKTLEIGAGPGLVSIVASILGAQVTATDLPDVLGNLQYNLSRNTLNHTAHLPEVKELVWGEGLEQNFPKSTCYYDYLLASDVVYHHYFLDKLLATMAYLCQPGTVLLWANKFRFTTDYEFLDKFKQVFDTTLLAEFQESSIKLFKGVLKWD